One window of the Herbiconiux sp. L3-i23 genome contains the following:
- a CDS encoding MBL fold metallo-hydrolase, with translation MTVGNRTGGRRARAGDAVLTRNVAPGVHRLAHAFVNCYLLVEGDEVTIVDAALPKTWALLPAALEAIGADRRAVKALVLTHAHFDHLGFARRMHEQWRVPVFGHPIEDYIAAHPYRYAHENPRAIYPIAHPRGIPILTRMAAAGAFGVRGIESLRGFAPGDVLPVPGSPRVVFSPGHTYGHSALHLPERDALLSGDALVTLDPYTGRTGPRIVAGAATADSALALASLDALAATEARIVLPGHGEPWRAGVRSAVALARSAGRA, from the coding sequence ATGACGGTCGGAAACAGAACCGGGGGACGCCGGGCGCGCGCCGGTGACGCGGTGCTCACCCGCAACGTGGCGCCCGGAGTGCATCGGCTGGCGCACGCGTTCGTCAACTGCTACCTCCTGGTGGAGGGCGACGAGGTGACGATCGTCGACGCAGCGCTGCCCAAGACGTGGGCCCTGCTGCCCGCCGCCCTCGAGGCGATCGGGGCCGACCGGCGGGCGGTCAAGGCGCTGGTTCTGACCCACGCCCACTTCGACCATCTCGGATTCGCGCGTCGGATGCACGAGCAGTGGCGCGTGCCCGTCTTCGGCCACCCGATCGAGGACTACATCGCCGCCCACCCCTACCGCTACGCGCACGAGAACCCGCGGGCGATCTACCCGATCGCGCACCCGCGGGGCATCCCGATCCTGACCCGCATGGCGGCCGCCGGCGCCTTCGGAGTGCGCGGCATCGAGTCGCTCCGAGGATTCGCGCCGGGAGACGTCCTCCCCGTCCCCGGTTCGCCTCGCGTGGTGTTCTCACCCGGCCACACCTACGGGCACAGCGCCCTCCACCTGCCCGAACGCGACGCGCTGCTCTCGGGCGATGCGCTCGTCACCCTCGACCCGTACACGGGCAGGACGGGGCCGCGCATCGTCGCCGGTGCCGCGACCGCGGACAGCGCCCTCGCCCTCGCCTCGCTCGACGCCCTCGCGGCCACCGAGGCGCGCATCGTTCTGCCCGGTCACGGCGAGCCGTGGCGGGCGGGGGTGCGCAGCGCGGTCGCCCTCGCCCGCTCGGCCGGACGGGCCTAG
- a CDS encoding DUF2795 domain-containing protein, which yields MADVSPIDIQKALGGVDYPADKEALVSNAESSGASDEVLEALRGIPDKTYDGPTGVSAAIFD from the coding sequence ATGGCGGACGTCAGCCCCATCGACATCCAGAAGGCGCTCGGAGGCGTCGACTATCCGGCCGACAAGGAAGCGTTGGTGAGCAACGCCGAGTCGTCGGGCGCGAGCGACGAGGTCCTCGAAGCCCTCCGCGGCATCCCGGACAAGACCTACGACGGCCCCACGGGCGTCAGCGCGGCGATCTTCGACTGA
- a CDS encoding transaminase — MIDRARLTTLLATERESFAERNPRSRAAYEAATHLFGNVPMTWMNKKAGGFPLYFDGGFGNRVRDIDGHEYLDFALGDTGAMAGHSPAPVVEAVNRRIAERGGITTMLPTEEAEWVGAELHRRFGLDLWSFSLTATDANRWAIRLVRAVTGRSKILFHSYCYHGSVDESLIVAGPGGAGIDRPGNVGAPMPVTETSRVAEINDLEGLERQLADGDVAAVLIEPALTNIGIVLPDEGYHARVRDLTRRYGALLIIDETHTFSAGPGGATAAWGLEPDVLVIGKAIGGGIPSGAYGLSRELADRILDRDDLDLVDMGGVGGTLAGNPMSVAAMRATLEQVLTDAAFETMIDTATHYTDGVRHLFEDFGLPWSITQLGARAEYRFADPAPRTGTEAAEAADGELEDFLHLFLANRGILLTPFHNMALMAPSTTRADVDVHLDVLAQALRALTGSQARASA, encoded by the coding sequence GTGATCGACAGAGCCCGCCTCACCACCCTGCTCGCCACCGAACGCGAGTCGTTCGCCGAACGCAACCCCCGGTCGCGGGCGGCGTACGAAGCGGCGACGCACCTCTTCGGCAACGTCCCGATGACGTGGATGAACAAGAAGGCCGGCGGTTTCCCGCTCTACTTCGACGGCGGGTTCGGCAACCGGGTGCGCGACATCGACGGGCACGAGTACCTCGACTTCGCCCTCGGGGACACCGGGGCGATGGCAGGCCACTCGCCCGCGCCGGTGGTCGAGGCGGTGAACCGCCGCATCGCCGAACGGGGTGGCATCACCACGATGCTGCCCACCGAGGAGGCGGAATGGGTCGGCGCCGAGCTGCACCGCCGCTTCGGTCTCGACCTCTGGAGCTTCTCGCTCACGGCGACCGACGCGAACCGGTGGGCGATCCGCCTGGTGCGGGCGGTCACCGGTCGCAGCAAGATCCTCTTCCACAGCTACTGCTACCACGGCAGCGTCGACGAGTCCCTCATCGTCGCCGGGCCGGGCGGCGCCGGCATCGACCGGCCCGGCAATGTCGGCGCGCCCATGCCGGTCACCGAGACCAGCCGGGTCGCCGAGATCAACGACCTCGAGGGCCTCGAAAGACAGCTCGCGGACGGTGACGTCGCGGCGGTCCTCATCGAACCGGCACTCACGAACATCGGCATCGTCCTGCCCGACGAGGGCTACCACGCCCGGGTGCGCGACCTCACCCGCCGCTACGGGGCACTCCTCATCATCGACGAGACCCACACCTTCTCCGCGGGCCCCGGCGGGGCGACGGCGGCGTGGGGTCTCGAACCCGACGTCCTCGTCATCGGCAAGGCGATCGGTGGCGGCATCCCGAGCGGCGCCTACGGGCTCTCACGAGAGCTGGCCGACCGCATCCTCGACCGCGACGATCTCGACCTGGTCGACATGGGCGGGGTGGGCGGCACTCTCGCCGGCAATCCGATGTCGGTCGCGGCGATGCGAGCGACGCTCGAACAGGTCCTCACCGACGCGGCCTTCGAGACGATGATCGACACCGCCACCCACTACACCGACGGGGTGCGGCACCTGTTCGAGGATTTCGGCCTCCCCTGGTCGATCACCCAGCTCGGCGCGCGGGCCGAGTACCGTTTCGCCGACCCGGCGCCGCGCACCGGCACCGAGGCGGCGGAGGCGGCCGACGGTGAGCTGGAAGACTTCCTGCACCTGTTCCTCGCCAACCGGGGCATCCTGCTGACCCCGTTCCACAACATGGCGCTGATGGCACCCAGCACGACTCGGGCGGATGTCGACGTGCACCTCGATGTGCTCGCTCAGGCGCTCCGAGCGCTCACCGGCTCTCAGGCGCGCGCTTCGGCGTGA
- a CDS encoding glycosyltransferase family 2 protein, which produces MPRQRIETISVVIPVKDDVEELRRCLVDLSRQTRPADEVVVVDNASSRDVGSVARAMGARVVPEGRPGIPAAAATGFDAARGDLIARCDADSRLPGDWLERMVDAFDDPHVGAVSGPGRFYGLTGVARAFDRPLSWAYMGAYRLAAGTALGHPPLFGSNLAVRSGLWRAIRDDVHLTPDLHDDMDLSFHVGERARIVFDPALTVGISADPLRGGAFTRLARGFRSVFVHWPHDLPPLRWARLSGRALRRRLRTV; this is translated from the coding sequence ATGCCCCGTCAGCGCATCGAGACGATCAGCGTCGTCATCCCGGTCAAGGACGATGTCGAGGAGCTCCGCCGCTGCCTCGTCGACCTGTCCCGGCAGACGCGACCGGCCGACGAGGTGGTGGTCGTCGACAATGCGAGTTCGCGCGATGTCGGGTCGGTCGCCCGGGCGATGGGCGCCCGGGTGGTGCCCGAGGGGCGACCGGGGATCCCGGCCGCGGCGGCGACGGGGTTCGACGCCGCGCGCGGCGACCTGATCGCCCGCTGCGACGCCGACTCGCGACTCCCCGGCGACTGGCTCGAGCGGATGGTGGACGCGTTCGACGACCCGCACGTCGGCGCCGTCAGCGGTCCGGGTCGCTTCTACGGTCTGACCGGCGTCGCCCGCGCGTTCGATCGCCCCCTGTCGTGGGCGTACATGGGCGCCTACCGCCTCGCTGCGGGCACGGCCCTCGGACATCCGCCGCTCTTCGGATCGAACCTCGCGGTCCGGAGCGGCCTGTGGCGGGCGATCCGAGACGACGTGCACCTGACGCCCGACCTCCACGACGACATGGACCTCAGCTTCCACGTCGGCGAGCGCGCGAGGATCGTGTTCGATCCCGCCCTCACGGTCGGCATCTCCGCCGATCCGCTGCGCGGCGGAGCGTTCACCCGTCTGGCGCGGGGGTTCCGCTCGGTGTTCGTGCACTGGCCCCACGACCTGCCGCCGCTGCGCTGGGCGAGGCTCTCCGGCCGAGCGCTTCGACGGCGTCTGCGGACCGTCTAG
- a CDS encoding GlsB/YeaQ/YmgE family stress response membrane protein — protein MIGLIISIIVIGLIAGALARLIVPGRQSMSILMTIVLGVIGSFVGGFLGFLIFGADSQDGFFQPAGIIGSVIGAIIVLLIYISVKGRGARR, from the coding sequence GTGATCGGTCTCATCATCAGCATCATCGTCATCGGCTTGATCGCGGGTGCGCTCGCCCGGCTCATCGTGCCGGGACGTCAGAGCATGTCGATCCTCATGACCATCGTCCTCGGTGTCATCGGATCGTTCGTCGGAGGCTTCCTCGGATTCCTCATCTTCGGCGCCGACTCGCAGGACGGCTTCTTCCAGCCGGCCGGCATCATCGGCTCCGTGATCGGCGCGATCATCGTGCTGCTCATCTACATCAGCGTGAAGGGCCGCGGCGCCCGCCGCTGA
- a CDS encoding DarT ssDNA thymidine ADP-ribosyltransferase family protein: protein MAECIHGFDEGLCDICFPREEPKKAVAAPKTRARAASVGPRSRVPGSSRKAPELDSAPFAERRIYHVTHLRNLDAIFIDGAIRSSAVPEFDIASPFLRERRAGVEVAPDAPLTDFVSFSLSPHASWWDEVRTGAHDGRWSPEARQSKPTQFAVLVGTVAAVGPEIVVSDGDAGAPSSRFGVGSVAASQLARRAELADPELLDAEVLVRGEYPLAKVAVLAVPNEPVRDHVRATLRESGTKAPRIVVYPPWFLPVPENV, encoded by the coding sequence GTGGCGGAATGCATTCACGGATTCGACGAGGGCCTTTGCGACATCTGCTTCCCGCGGGAGGAGCCGAAGAAGGCGGTCGCGGCGCCGAAGACCCGCGCGCGAGCGGCATCGGTCGGCCCGCGCAGCAGGGTTCCCGGCTCGTCGAGGAAGGCCCCTGAACTCGACTCGGCCCCGTTCGCGGAGCGACGGATCTACCACGTCACCCACCTGCGCAATCTCGACGCGATCTTCATCGACGGCGCGATCCGTTCGTCGGCGGTGCCCGAGTTCGACATCGCGTCCCCGTTCCTGCGCGAGCGACGCGCGGGCGTCGAGGTGGCGCCCGACGCGCCGCTGACCGACTTCGTGTCGTTCTCGCTGAGCCCTCACGCGTCGTGGTGGGACGAGGTGCGCACCGGAGCGCACGACGGACGCTGGTCACCGGAGGCGCGTCAGTCGAAGCCGACCCAGTTCGCGGTGCTCGTCGGCACGGTCGCCGCGGTCGGGCCCGAGATCGTGGTGTCCGACGGCGACGCCGGTGCGCCGTCCTCCCGCTTCGGGGTGGGCTCGGTCGCTGCGTCGCAGCTGGCTCGCCGAGCCGAGCTCGCCGACCCCGAACTGCTCGATGCCGAAGTCCTGGTGCGAGGGGAGTACCCGCTGGCGAAGGTCGCGGTGCTCGCCGTGCCGAACGAGCCGGTGCGAGACCACGTCCGTGCCACTCTGCGCGAGAGCGGCACGAAGGCGCCTCGCATCGTCGTGTACCCGCCGTGGTTCCTCCCGGTGCCCGAGAACGTCTGA
- a CDS encoding bifunctional RecB family nuclease/DEAD/DEAH box helicase: protein MFVRDDVVFTSASDLTAAVTCEWALMRRLDAKLGRIEAVPEPVDAMLERASVLGGEHEQRELGRFRESFGPYTPGTSGGVAEIAEPASKGDLDALREAMAATLEALRDGAEVVYQATFVDEGFVGFADFLVRTGDEGGLPRFAVYDTKLARKAKITAMMQLAAYAGQLRRIGIPVDDEVHLILGDGTLTTHRLDEVEPVFLDRMARLRAMIDARVADTAPIAWGADGYVACGRCAECTVQVEATRDVLLVAGLRAGQRAHLAAAGVRTIDELAARADLVPGIGPATFEKLRDQARMQLEAPPHEPGERARVAYHVYDSMGLAALPAPDEGDIFFDFEGDPLWSDEHGRDWGLDYLFGVVEHEPNEPEHFRAFWAHDRAGEKQALLDFLDYVQRRRARHPGLHIYHYADYERAHLQLLCSRYGVGEAILDELLREHVFVDLYPVVKRSIRISERSYSLKKLEPLYMGDELRESDVTNAADSITAYVDYTLLVDAGRADEAAAQLAQIEEYNRYDCVSTHRLRNWLIERADERGVARRSDVLPDVPRNERLERDEDAARNRLLRSVEGVPAADRDADQTALALAAAAIEYHRREDKTFWWEHYNRQVAPIEEWADQRDVFVVDLVRIVSDWSVDEGRRQPTRTLVLRGRLSPGSRLDIGSNPFAMYEQPLPARCNPVPPGQRGEHAGIRVIEVIVEGERTDVLIEEGAGIEGETWRSLPLALTPAAPIATKNQRAAILEWGQSIGDDLPAMRAEPSLDLLRRIPPRLTGGGALPEPTDAESWRPIALATSRLDRSYLAVQGPPGSGKTYVGAKVIAELVREHRWRIGVVAQSHEVVENLLRRIVAEGVPADLVGKRPPRSGYQTTPPWTVLDEPKQMVPFQLDRRTSGFVLGGTAWNFANASQVPRNGLDLLVVDEAGQFSLANTIAVGGSARNLLLLGDPQQLPQVSQGLHPEPIDTSALGWLSSGHDVLPAEYGYFLAQSWRMHPTLCAAVSDLSYEGRLSPRLPETLERRLDGAAPGLHPIRIEHSGNATESPEEAAAVVDLVRAHVGREWTDPTTGRVADPLRPSDIIVVAPYNAQVGLLRTRLDEAGFTGTPVGTVDKFQGQEAAVAIVSLTASSATDVPRGISFLLLRNRLNVAISRAKWAAYLVHSPALRDYLPYTAEGVAELSGFLRLTGAVPRSQAAHSAILTG, encoded by the coding sequence ATGTTCGTCCGCGATGACGTCGTCTTCACGAGCGCGTCAGACCTGACCGCCGCCGTCACGTGCGAGTGGGCGCTCATGCGCCGTCTCGACGCGAAGCTCGGCCGCATCGAGGCCGTCCCCGAGCCGGTCGATGCGATGCTCGAGCGCGCGAGCGTGCTGGGCGGCGAGCACGAACAGCGCGAGCTCGGCCGCTTCCGTGAGAGCTTCGGCCCGTACACGCCCGGGACTTCGGGCGGGGTGGCCGAGATCGCCGAACCGGCGTCGAAGGGCGATCTCGACGCGCTCCGCGAGGCGATGGCCGCAACGCTCGAGGCGCTCCGCGACGGGGCCGAGGTCGTGTACCAGGCCACGTTCGTCGACGAGGGCTTCGTCGGGTTCGCCGACTTCCTCGTGCGCACCGGCGACGAGGGCGGGCTCCCCCGGTTCGCGGTGTACGACACCAAGCTCGCGCGCAAGGCGAAGATCACCGCGATGATGCAGCTCGCCGCCTACGCCGGTCAACTGCGCCGCATCGGCATCCCCGTCGACGACGAGGTGCATCTCATCCTCGGCGACGGCACCCTCACCACGCATCGCCTCGACGAGGTCGAGCCCGTCTTCCTCGACCGCATGGCCCGCCTGAGGGCGATGATCGACGCCCGTGTCGCCGATACCGCTCCGATCGCCTGGGGCGCCGACGGCTACGTCGCTTGCGGCCGGTGCGCCGAGTGCACCGTGCAGGTCGAGGCGACCCGCGACGTCCTCCTCGTCGCCGGCCTGCGTGCGGGCCAGCGCGCGCATCTCGCCGCGGCGGGGGTCCGCACGATCGACGAACTCGCGGCACGCGCCGATCTCGTGCCGGGCATCGGTCCCGCGACGTTCGAGAAGCTGCGCGATCAGGCGCGGATGCAGCTCGAGGCGCCGCCGCACGAACCGGGCGAACGGGCCCGGGTCGCGTACCACGTGTACGACTCCATGGGCCTCGCCGCGCTGCCCGCACCCGACGAGGGCGACATCTTCTTCGACTTCGAGGGCGACCCGCTCTGGAGCGACGAGCACGGTCGCGACTGGGGGCTCGACTACCTCTTCGGCGTCGTCGAGCACGAGCCGAACGAGCCCGAGCACTTCCGCGCGTTCTGGGCGCACGACCGGGCGGGTGAGAAGCAGGCGCTTCTCGACTTCCTCGACTACGTGCAGCGCCGGCGGGCGCGGCACCCCGGCCTGCACATCTACCACTACGCCGACTACGAGCGGGCCCACCTGCAGCTGCTGTGCTCGAGGTACGGCGTCGGCGAGGCGATCCTCGACGAGCTGCTGCGCGAGCACGTGTTCGTCGACCTCTACCCCGTCGTCAAACGGTCCATCCGCATCTCCGAGCGCTCGTACAGCCTGAAGAAGCTCGAGCCGCTGTACATGGGCGACGAGCTGCGCGAGAGCGACGTCACCAACGCGGCCGACTCCATCACCGCCTACGTCGACTACACGCTGCTCGTCGACGCCGGACGCGCCGACGAGGCCGCCGCGCAGTTGGCGCAGATCGAGGAGTACAACCGCTACGACTGCGTCTCCACTCACCGTCTTCGCAACTGGCTGATCGAGCGCGCCGACGAGCGCGGGGTGGCGAGACGCAGCGACGTCCTGCCCGATGTGCCGCGCAACGAGCGACTCGAACGCGACGAGGACGCCGCTCGCAACCGACTGCTGCGCAGCGTCGAGGGCGTTCCCGCGGCCGACCGGGACGCCGACCAGACGGCGCTCGCTCTCGCCGCGGCCGCCATCGAGTACCACCGCCGCGAGGACAAGACCTTCTGGTGGGAGCACTACAACCGCCAGGTCGCCCCTATCGAGGAATGGGCCGATCAGCGTGACGTCTTCGTCGTCGACCTGGTGCGCATCGTCTCCGACTGGTCGGTCGACGAGGGGCGGCGCCAGCCGACCCGGACTCTGGTGCTCCGCGGGCGTCTCTCCCCCGGCAGCCGGCTCGACATCGGGTCGAACCCGTTCGCCATGTACGAGCAGCCGCTCCCCGCGCGCTGCAACCCGGTGCCCCCTGGGCAGCGGGGCGAGCATGCCGGCATCCGCGTCATCGAGGTCATTGTCGAGGGCGAACGCACCGACGTGCTCATCGAAGAGGGAGCCGGCATCGAGGGCGAGACCTGGCGCTCCCTCCCTCTGGCGCTGACGCCGGCGGCGCCGATCGCGACGAAGAACCAGCGCGCCGCGATCCTCGAGTGGGGGCAGTCGATCGGCGACGATCTGCCGGCGATGCGCGCCGAGCCGAGCCTCGATCTGCTGCGCCGCATCCCTCCCCGCCTCACCGGCGGCGGTGCCCTCCCGGAGCCGACCGACGCCGAGAGCTGGCGGCCGATCGCCCTCGCGACCTCGCGACTCGACCGCTCCTACCTCGCAGTGCAGGGCCCGCCGGGGTCGGGCAAGACCTACGTCGGCGCCAAGGTGATCGCCGAACTGGTGCGCGAGCACCGATGGCGCATCGGCGTGGTCGCCCAGTCGCACGAGGTGGTCGAGAACCTCCTCCGCCGCATCGTCGCCGAGGGGGTCCCCGCCGACCTCGTCGGCAAGCGTCCTCCGCGGTCCGGCTACCAGACGACCCCGCCGTGGACGGTGCTCGACGAACCCAAGCAGATGGTGCCGTTCCAGCTCGACCGTCGCACGAGCGGTTTCGTGCTCGGCGGCACGGCGTGGAACTTCGCGAACGCGTCGCAGGTGCCCCGCAACGGACTCGATCTCCTCGTCGTCGACGAGGCCGGGCAGTTCTCGCTCGCGAACACGATCGCCGTCGGCGGCAGTGCCCGCAACCTGCTGCTCCTCGGCGACCCGCAGCAGCTGCCGCAGGTCAGTCAGGGGCTCCATCCCGAGCCGATCGACACGTCGGCGCTCGGCTGGCTGTCGTCGGGTCATGACGTGCTCCCCGCCGAGTACGGCTACTTCCTCGCTCAGAGCTGGCGGATGCACCCGACGCTGTGCGCCGCGGTCTCCGACCTGTCCTACGAGGGACGGCTGAGCCCGCGGCTCCCCGAGACCCTCGAGCGCCGGCTCGATGGGGCCGCACCCGGGTTGCACCCGATCCGCATCGAGCACTCGGGCAATGCGACCGAGTCGCCCGAAGAGGCGGCGGCGGTCGTCGACCTCGTGCGGGCCCACGTCGGCCGCGAGTGGACCGACCCGACCACCGGACGGGTCGCCGACCCGCTCCGCCCCTCCGACATCATCGTGGTCGCGCCCTACAACGCTCAGGTCGGCCTCCTCCGCACCCGCCTCGACGAGGCCGGGTTCACCGGCACCCCGGTCGGAACGGTCGACAAGTTCCAGGGGCAGGAGGCGGCGGTGGCCATCGTGTCGTTGACCGCGTCATCCGCCACCGATGTGCCACGCGGCATCTCGTTCCTGCTGCTGCGCAACCGTCTGAACGTCGCCATCTCACGGGCCAAGTGGGCGGCCTACCTCGTGCACTCCCCCGCCCTCCGCGACTACCTTCCGTACACCGCCGAAGGGGTCGCCGAGTTGAGCGGCTTCCTCCGCCTGACCGGTGCGGTTCCTCGCTCTCAGGCGGCTCACTCCGCGATACTGACCGGGTGA
- a CDS encoding bifunctional phosphatase PAP2/diacylglycerol kinase family protein, giving the protein MRHPVVAYRRARLLPGWVRRLDRRAGRLINARRAHRWRDGGYRRLSRTADHGRLWFAIAGVLFLTGRRRAAIRGVLSLLAASALANLVGKRLFGGPRPLVKHIPLARRLHVYPASASFPSGHSASAAAFATGVTLESPAAGFLVAPLAAGVVYSRLHVGAHWLSDVVAGAALGGAVAVVGRLVAPAQTPSEQPIPGTGEAVELPTLGDGADAFIVMNRKAGKDVLRADPRLQITRRLPAAQVHELRPDETADDAVREAMGSDRPPRVLGVLGGDGSVSRMAHLAREFDLPLLVLPGGTFNHFARAAGVPTVDDSLDAAERGTGVLVSAADLEVDGRSLTVLNTASVGVYPDFVADRKKRKKRLGKWLAGVLAAATVLRSASPVDVEVDGRRIRVWSLFASVGRNEPEQIATMQRRSLDDDVLDVRMLHARGSRLRAITSLAFGRKTSAVLRVLHLLPPRSDVESFTASSVRLGVTSKGRGDVPFAHDGELERPGSDYGAELRVQARALRVYAPPPRRPEGSTLA; this is encoded by the coding sequence ATGAGACACCCGGTCGTCGCCTACCGCCGTGCCCGGCTGCTGCCCGGTTGGGTGCGACGTCTCGATCGACGCGCGGGTCGACTGATCAACGCACGTCGCGCGCACCGGTGGCGCGACGGCGGATATCGGCGGCTCTCACGGACGGCCGATCACGGCCGGCTCTGGTTCGCGATCGCCGGCGTCCTCTTCCTCACCGGGCGTCGGCGGGCCGCGATCCGCGGTGTGCTGTCCCTCCTCGCCGCGAGCGCTCTCGCCAACCTCGTAGGGAAGCGTCTCTTCGGCGGTCCCCGCCCGCTCGTGAAGCACATCCCGCTCGCCCGTCGCCTGCACGTCTATCCCGCGTCGGCATCCTTCCCATCGGGGCACTCGGCGAGCGCCGCCGCGTTCGCGACCGGGGTGACGCTCGAATCGCCTGCGGCCGGGTTCCTCGTCGCGCCGCTCGCCGCCGGGGTCGTCTACTCGAGACTGCACGTGGGGGCCCACTGGCTGTCGGATGTCGTCGCGGGAGCCGCCCTGGGCGGTGCGGTGGCGGTCGTCGGCCGCCTCGTCGCTCCGGCGCAGACACCGAGCGAGCAGCCGATACCCGGTACGGGCGAGGCGGTCGAGCTGCCGACGCTGGGCGATGGCGCCGACGCGTTCATCGTGATGAATCGCAAGGCGGGCAAGGACGTGCTGCGCGCGGATCCGCGCCTGCAGATCACGCGCCGGCTACCGGCGGCGCAGGTGCACGAGCTCCGTCCCGATGAGACGGCCGACGACGCCGTCCGCGAGGCGATGGGCTCCGATCGGCCGCCGCGGGTGCTCGGCGTCCTCGGCGGCGACGGTTCGGTGTCGCGGATGGCGCATCTCGCGCGCGAGTTCGACCTCCCGCTGCTGGTCCTTCCCGGCGGAACCTTCAACCACTTCGCCCGGGCCGCCGGCGTGCCCACCGTCGACGATTCGCTGGATGCCGCGGAGCGCGGCACCGGCGTTCTGGTCAGTGCGGCCGACCTCGAGGTCGACGGGCGGTCTCTGACCGTGCTGAACACCGCGTCCGTCGGTGTGTACCCGGACTTCGTGGCGGACCGCAAGAAGCGCAAGAAGCGGCTCGGCAAGTGGCTCGCCGGGGTACTCGCCGCCGCCACGGTGCTGCGCTCCGCGTCGCCCGTCGATGTCGAGGTCGACGGCCGCCGGATCCGGGTCTGGTCGCTGTTCGCGAGCGTCGGCCGCAACGAGCCCGAACAGATCGCGACGATGCAGCGGCGCAGTCTCGACGACGACGTGCTCGACGTCCGGATGCTGCACGCGCGCGGTTCGCGGCTTCGCGCCATCACGTCGTTGGCGTTCGGGCGCAAGACCTCGGCGGTGCTGCGCGTGCTGCACCTGCTGCCGCCGCGATCCGACGTCGAGTCGTTCACGGCGTCGTCGGTGCGCCTCGGCGTGACGTCGAAAGGTCGCGGGGATGTGCCGTTCGCCCACGACGGTGAGCTCGAACGTCCCGGCAGCGACTACGGGGCGGAGTTGAGGGTGCAGGCGCGGGCGCTCCGCGTCTATGCGCCGCCCCCGCGGCGGCCGGAGGGCTCCACGCTCGCGTAG
- a CDS encoding Vms1/Ankzf1 family peptidyl-tRNA hydrolase translates to MADAGAGVKERLSELVRTPGPWVSVVVDVSGDRSDPAGLAASRRRSVRDALGKEGAPDGLIDRIEDALLEPLGMPSPLTRCLLAHGDRIDFADAIPGTPPVEELAAYGPLPLLVPLLRQRRLEMCYLVVEAGRDAGDIALYRTGSVAAELTETVQGRTDSLPKVQMGGWSHLRWQHHSEEIWKQNETQLAAAVDALVLEHRPRLVVVSGDVRARQLLLDAFAPATRALVEELPVHTRADGASPTVLQEFVEQRIDALCAADLDSRLDRLRQEVGRGDSSGVTGVGWVVHALRQAQVETLFLDPDSLGDRTLLALDDVPWVATAPEDAAPAGIIAPVPAAEALARAAIITDADIRFVTASQLPGGGGAAALLRWPGTPS, encoded by the coding sequence GTGGCGGACGCCGGAGCAGGGGTGAAAGAACGACTGTCGGAACTGGTGCGGACGCCGGGGCCGTGGGTGAGCGTGGTCGTCGATGTCTCGGGAGACCGGTCCGATCCGGCGGGTCTCGCAGCGTCGCGGCGCCGGTCCGTGCGCGATGCGCTCGGCAAGGAGGGCGCGCCCGACGGTCTCATCGACCGCATCGAGGACGCGCTCCTCGAACCGCTGGGGATGCCGAGTCCGCTCACCCGGTGCCTGTTGGCCCACGGGGACCGCATCGATTTCGCGGACGCCATCCCGGGGACGCCACCGGTCGAAGAGCTCGCGGCGTACGGTCCGCTCCCCCTGCTGGTGCCGCTGCTGCGACAGCGGCGCCTGGAGATGTGCTACCTCGTGGTCGAGGCCGGACGCGACGCGGGCGATATCGCCCTGTACCGCACCGGCTCCGTCGCGGCCGAACTGACCGAGACGGTGCAGGGCCGCACCGACAGCCTCCCCAAGGTGCAGATGGGCGGCTGGTCGCACCTGCGCTGGCAGCACCACAGCGAGGAGATCTGGAAACAGAACGAGACCCAGCTGGCGGCGGCCGTCGACGCGCTCGTCCTCGAGCACCGTCCCCGCCTGGTGGTCGTGAGCGGCGATGTGCGCGCACGCCAGCTCCTCCTCGACGCGTTCGCGCCCGCGACCCGCGCGCTCGTGGAGGAGCTCCCCGTGCACACCCGCGCGGATGGCGCCTCGCCCACCGTCCTGCAGGAGTTCGTCGAGCAGCGCATCGACGCGCTGTGCGCCGCCGACCTCGACTCCCGCCTCGACCGCCTGCGCCAGGAGGTGGGCCGTGGCGACAGCTCGGGGGTCACCGGGGTGGGCTGGGTCGTCCACGCGCTGCGCCAGGCTCAGGTCGAGACGCTGTTCCTCGACCCGGACTCGCTCGGCGACCGCACGCTGCTCGCGCTCGATGACGTCCCCTGGGTCGCCACGGCACCCGAGGACGCCGCACCCGCCGGCATCATCGCGCCCGTTCCCGCCGCAGAGGCGCTCGCCCGCGCGGCGATCATCACCGACGCGGACATCCGCTTCGTGACCGCGTCGCAGCTTCCGGGCGGTGGCGGGGCCGCGGCCCTGCTCCGCTGGCCGGGCACGCCCTCCTGA